CTTTGTGTAGTCAGGTTGCAATCGTATCGGATATAGTGGATGAAGTATATCGAGATGGACAAAGTATCGCATGTCGAGGCTTAAAGTATATGAGAGCTATTCCCCGGCCACCTAATTTGCCATGATCGAATAACCGCAATCCACATAAATCACTTGTCCAGTGATTGCGGTTGCCAGATCACTGCACAGAAATGCAGTGGTATTGGCAACTTCCTGTTGCCGGGTTGTCCTGTTGAGCGCTGAGTGTTCTCCAGCGACTTTCAACATTTCACCAAAATTTTTAATTCCTGAGGCCGACAGCGTTTTGATGGCACCGGCTGAAATAGCGTTCACCCTGATTTGATCAGGACCAAGTTCTCGAGCCAGGTATCGGACGGATGATTCAAGAGCCGCTTTGGCTGGACCCATCACATTGTAATGCGGAACAGCCAGTTTGGCACCAATATAACTCATGGTGACAATACTTCCACCCGTTTCACGCATCAAGGGGGCCAATCCTGAGGCCAGCGGCAACAGCGAAAACGCACTGATTTCCATGGCTTTCAGAAATCCTTGCCGACTGGTTTGTGAAAAAGGTTTGCCCAAATCATTACTATCGGCAAACGCCAGGCTGTGTACAATAAAATCCAGAGAACCCCAGGTTTCTTTCAGGGTATCATTCAATTGCTGAATATCCGCATCCTGAGCCATATCACAGGAACAGATGATTCTTGCGTTGATTTTTTCTCCAAGCTCACGGACATTGGCCTCAAAACGTCCTTTACTTTCTGGAAGATAGGTCAGCGCTATTTCCGCTCCCAGTTGATGGAGCGTTTGTGCGACAGACCAGGCAATACTGCGCTGATTACCAACGCCCAGGATGACTCCTTTTTTTCCGGAAAAATCAATCATGGCTTTTCTTTCAAGTTGAAGGTTAAAAGTTTTTGCTCAATTAAAACAATTTTCATGAGCGGTTATGGCAATCACCATTAAACTCCGGAACATGATTTTCTTTGCTTATCATGGAGCTTTTCCGGAAGAGAATACTCTTGGACAAAGGTTTGAAATTGATTTGGAATATGTTTTTTTTGGACAAGAAGCCATCGCTTCCGATCAATTGAAGGATACGATTTCTTATGTGGATATTTATCAGATCATTCGGGAAACCATTGAACAACAGCAGTTCCGGTTACTTGAAAAACTGGGCGATACCATTATGGATGAAATTTATCAGGCATTTCCCCGGATTCAGCGCATCCAGATCAGAATCAGAAAACCTTCCGCCCCCATCCCGGGAGTCCTCGATCATGTGGAAATTGAAATGAACCGGGAAAAGTCTATTGTTTGAAAAATCCCAGCACATTGCCCATTCGAACTGTTTTTCCGATATAGACATTGTCCCACTTGATCTGGTCCCGTTTGTAAAGACAGACAACGGTGGAGCCCATCTCAAAGAGGCCGAGTTCTTCGCCGCGTCGAACAGGATAGGGATCATTCAGTTTCCATGACCCGGGTGATACTCCGGGTGTGTTTGACTCAACCTCAGAATACCGCACTTTAATTTTACCGACAATGGTT
This portion of the SAR324 cluster bacterium genome encodes:
- a CDS encoding SDR family oxidoreductase; this translates as MIDFSGKKGVILGVGNQRSIAWSVAQTLHQLGAEIALTYLPESKGRFEANVRELGEKINARIICSCDMAQDADIQQLNDTLKETWGSLDFIVHSLAFADSNDLGKPFSQTSRQGFLKAMEISAFSLLPLASGLAPLMRETGGSIVTMSYIGAKLAVPHYNVMGPAKAALESSVRYLARELGPDQIRVNAISAGAIKTLSASGIKNFGEMLKVAGEHSALNRTTRQQEVANTTAFLCSDLATAITGQVIYVDCGYSIMAN
- the folB gene encoding dihydroneopterin aldolase yields the protein MAITIKLRNMIFFAYHGAFPEENTLGQRFEIDLEYVFFGQEAIASDQLKDTISYVDIYQIIRETIEQQQFRLLEKLGDTIMDEIYQAFPRIQRIQIRIRKPSAPIPGVLDHVEIEMNREKSIV